Part of the Anaerolineae bacterium genome, CCGATGTTTTTTTGTTGAAAAAGGATATGGAAGAGCTGGTTCTGATCATCAAAGGACATTGTGTGGAATATTTGGAGGAAGAGGGCTATTTTATTTTAGACTTGATTAACCAGGAGGTTGAAAATAAAACAAAGTGCAGCCTGGTTATTGGCGTGGGAAATCCCCAAAAACGGATTGGCGATATTTACCAATCCTTTGTGGAGGCATTGGCCAATGCCCAACATGCCACCACCGGAAACAGGCAGTTGGAGCCTCAAAGTAAAGTTGATAAAAAAGAACTGCTCAAGCTGGACAAAACCGCGGTTGAGAATTTTTTGAAACGCAGGGCCAAAGAAGAATTTGATGACTTTTTTGCGGCTTATATTCAACCATTCAGCGAAGCTGCTCTCAGATCATACCTTATTAAAAATTACATTTTTGTTGATATTGTTTTGGCTACCGCCAAATTTGTAAGAGAACTGGGCGGAAGTATTGACCAGGTTATCCCGGAGATCAATCAGGTAGAAACATTATTGATGAACATCAAGACCATTGACCAGATCAGACAACAAGCCCAGCAAATCCTGACCAGCGCTATGGAGTTTAGAGACCATCAGGCCAACAACTACTATGCGGAGATGATTGATCAGGCCAAAGCGTATATTGACGCCCACTATACCGACGCCGACCTATCTCTGAATGAAGTCGCCGCCCAGGTCAATCTCAGTCCCAGCCATTTCAGCACCACCTTTAGCCGCGAAACCGGGGAAACCTTCAAAGAGTATCTTACCCAAATCAGAATCAATAAGGCTAAAGAATTACTGCGCACCACAACCCTAAAATCTTTTGAAATCTCCCACCAAATCGGATATAACGACCCTCACTATTTTAGCCACGTCTTCAAAAAAAATACCAACCTGTCGCCCAGAAAATTTCGCTTACAGGCCCAAATGGCCTAAAAATATTTTTAATTCAGGTGTATCTTAAAAAGTGATTAGAAAAGCATTGACTCTTGATTACCGACACGCCTTAACCGGAATAGCCAATAGCCTAAAAAAGAATTCAAAAAACAAAATTTCACCCAAATATTACCTGGGGAAAATTGTTGACGTTTTTGCGGGCATAAATTTATCCATCAGGATGAAGATCCTGCTGTCGTTTTGCATTGTGCTGCTGATGATGAGCGCCACCAACGCCATCTTGATTATCCGGGTGCTGGAATACAATCGCCAATACGATGCCATGATCACCAATATTACCACGGCCAACAGCATCAATGGATACATTAAGCCCGCCATTGATAAGGAAATGTGGAACATTGTGGCCGGTAAAAAAGAATTCAAAGAAGGTAAACAGTACGAAATTATTGACGACGTGAATGCCCAACTCCATTGGATGATAGAAAACACCGACTCCGACAAAACCAAGATCAAACTTGAGGTCATCCTTAGAACTATGGAAACGCTCACCCGCT contains:
- a CDS encoding response regulator, translating into MLNKVFLVEDEIVAREGIRDNVDWTAAGFEFCGEAPDGEIALPLIEAAQPDVLITDIKMPFMDGLQLCKIVRERMPWVKIIILSGHDEFNYAQEAVKLGVTEYLLKPVGVRVLHQTLQKVTTQIKQEREEEEHLQKLQEQIEENRAAMRERFLLKLVMGAVSSSEAVETSQLLDMDIIARWYLVMVIKVELGDCTAGFNYHQYQQVQQIVAGMVGNNPDVFLLKKDMEELVLIIKGHCVEYLEEEGYFILDLINQEVENKTKCSLVIGVGNPQKRIGDIYQSFVEALANAQHATTGNRQLEPQSKVDKKELLKLDKTAVENFLKRRAKEEFDDFFAAYIQPFSEAALRSYLIKNYIFVDIVLATAKFVRELGGSIDQVIPEINQVETLLMNIKTIDQIRQQAQQILTSAMEFRDHQANNYYAEMIDQAKAYIDAHYTDADLSLNEVAAQVNLSPSHFSTTFSRETGETFKEYLTQIRINKAKELLRTTTLKSFEISHQIGYNDPHYFSHVFKKNTNLSPRKFRLQAQMA